One region of Methanobrevibacter sp. genomic DNA includes:
- the hisD gene encoding histidinol dehydrogenase produces the protein MKILNYSDINLAETIKRSEQDVNNVLDIVSDILNNVKNNKDKAIREYTEKFDGVTIENLKVSEDEIKQAYDTLDDELLVALKQAAENIEKFHKKQIPLEWEIEVNPGIVAGQIVRPINSAGCYIPGGRAAYPSSILMTVIPAKIAGVKNVVCVTPPQNDGKILDAILVAADIAGADEIYKVGGAQAIAGLAYGTESIPQVEKIVGPGNIFVTAAKKLVYGQVDIEFPAGPSEVLILADDSAEPEFLATDILAQAEHDPNASCFLVTDSKDLAIETDEFVKQLTEIAPRREIIEESLSKGGKIIITDTFEEAVHVTNEYAPEHLIISTKDDDLTLSQINNAGSIFLGSYSPVAAGDYGSGTNHVLPTGGGAKMYSGLSTEAFIKKPTVQRITKDGLKELSKTSVPIAEYEGFFAHANSFKTRLRDD, from the coding sequence ATGAAAATATTAAATTATTCAGATATCAATTTAGCTGAAACTATCAAAAGATCAGAACAGGACGTAAATAATGTTTTAGATATTGTTTCTGACATTTTGAATAATGTTAAAAATAATAAGGATAAAGCTATTCGGGAATATACTGAGAAATTTGATGGTGTTACAATAGAAAATTTAAAAGTTTCAGAAGATGAAATTAAACAGGCCTATGACACTTTAGACGATGAATTGCTTGTTGCTTTAAAACAAGCTGCAGAAAATATTGAAAAGTTTCATAAAAAGCAGATTCCATTAGAATGGGAGATTGAAGTAAATCCCGGTATTGTTGCAGGTCAGATTGTAAGACCAATTAACTCTGCAGGATGTTACATTCCCGGTGGAAGGGCTGCTTATCCCTCATCAATTTTGATGACCGTAATTCCTGCTAAAATTGCCGGAGTTAAAAATGTTGTATGTGTTACACCTCCTCAAAATGACGGTAAAATATTAGATGCAATATTGGTTGCAGCAGATATTGCAGGAGCTGATGAAATATACAAAGTTGGTGGAGCTCAGGCAATAGCCGGTCTTGCATATGGAACAGAATCCATTCCACAAGTCGAAAAAATTGTCGGTCCGGGAAATATATTCGTTACTGCCGCTAAAAAATTGGTATATGGTCAGGTAGATATTGAGTTTCCTGCAGGACCTTCTGAAGTGCTGATTTTAGCAGATGACAGCGCTGAACCTGAATTTTTAGCAACTGATATATTGGCTCAGGCCGAACACGACCCTAATGCATCCTGCTTTTTGGTTACTGATTCTAAAGATTTGGCTATTGAAACTGATGAATTTGTAAAACAGTTAACAGAAATTGCTCCAAGACGCGAGATTATTGAAGAATCACTGTCTAAAGGTGGAAAAATTATTATCACTGACACTTTTGAAGAGGCAGTTCATGTTACAAATGAATATGCTCCCGAACATTTAATCATATCCACAAAAGATGATGATTTGACATTATCACAAATCAATAATGCAGGTTCCATATTTTTAGGCTCTTATTCTCCGGTAGCGGCTGGAGATTATGGATCAGGTACTAATCATGTTCTTCCAACTGGAGGAGGGGCTAAGATGTATTCAGGTCTTTCCACCGAAGCTTTTATTAAAAAGCCAACAGTTCAAAGAATTACTAAAGACGGGCTTAAAGAGTTGTCTAAAACTTCAGTACCTATTGCCGAATATGAA
- the ilvD gene encoding dihydroxy-acid dehydratase translates to MKSDSVKKGIQRAPHRSLLRACGLDDEDFKKPFIGIANSFTDIVPGHIHLKELVEFVKEGIIAAGGIPFEFDTMAICDGISMNHEGMKYSLPSREIIAATVESMTKGHAFDGLVLIPSCDKVVPGMIMGAARVDVPSIVVTGGPMESGVYKGKNVDLITVFEAVGANSAGKLSEDEVYELERCACPGAGSCSGLFTANTMACITETLGLSLPSCATTHARTEENNQIAYESGKQIVKLVEDNIKPSDILTQESFNNAIAVDMALGGSSNTALHIPALASEVKGLNVDLELFDKISRNVPHIALISPAGEDSMMDLHLAGGIQAVLKTLGEKIDTNQLTVTGKTIKENLENVENKNPEVIHTLDNPVHEDGGIAILKGNLAPNGSVVKKGAVADHLMYLKGPAKVYDCEEDVTKAIFDHEIDEGDIVVIRYEGPKGGPGMREMLNPTSALAGMNIKDVGLITDGRFSGGTRGPCIGHVSPEAMEDGPIAAVQNGDIIEIDIINRSINVELSDEEIQNRLNAVKHPERDLDGWLRLYQKLVHSADTGAILR, encoded by the coding sequence ATGAAAAGTGATAGTGTAAAAAAAGGAATTCAAAGAGCCCCACACAGATCTCTTTTAAGAGCCTGCGGGCTTGACGATGAAGATTTTAAAAAACCCTTCATCGGCATAGCAAATAGTTTTACAGACATTGTACCGGGCCATATTCATTTAAAAGAACTTGTTGAGTTTGTAAAAGAAGGTATTATTGCCGCCGGCGGTATTCCATTTGAATTTGATACAATGGCTATCTGTGACGGAATCAGTATGAACCATGAAGGTATGAAATATTCTCTTCCTTCAAGGGAAATTATTGCTGCTACTGTTGAAAGCATGACTAAAGGACATGCTTTTGATGGTCTTGTATTAATTCCAAGCTGTGATAAAGTTGTTCCGGGAATGATTATGGGTGCGGCTAGAGTGGATGTTCCCTCTATCGTTGTTACAGGCGGACCAATGGAATCCGGTGTGTATAAAGGTAAAAATGTTGATTTAATTACTGTTTTTGAAGCTGTCGGTGCTAATTCTGCAGGTAAATTATCTGAAGATGAAGTTTATGAACTTGAAAGATGCGCTTGTCCTGGAGCAGGTAGCTGTTCTGGATTATTTACTGCAAATACAATGGCTTGTATAACAGAAACCTTAGGACTTTCTCTACCCTCTTGTGCTACTACTCATGCTAGAACTGAGGAAAATAATCAAATAGCTTATGAATCAGGTAAGCAAATTGTTAAACTTGTTGAGGATAACATTAAACCTTCAGATATATTGACTCAGGAATCATTTAATAATGCTATTGCCGTTGATATGGCATTAGGAGGATCTTCCAATACTGCACTTCACATTCCTGCTTTAGCCAGTGAAGTTAAAGGTTTGAATGTTGATTTAGAATTATTTGATAAAATTTCTAGAAACGTACCTCATATCGCTCTTATTTCTCCTGCTGGTGAAGATTCTATGATGGATTTGCATTTGGCTGGTGGTATTCAGGCTGTGCTGAAAACATTAGGTGAAAAAATCGATACTAATCAGTTGACTGTTACTGGAAAAACAATTAAAGAAAATCTGGAAAATGTTGAAAATAAAAACCCTGAGGTAATTCATACCCTGGATAATCCGGTTCATGAAGATGGCGGAATAGCTATTTTAAAAGGAAATCTTGCACCAAATGGAAGTGTTGTTAAAAAAGGTGCAGTTGCAGATCATTTGATGTATCTTAAAGGACCTGCTAAAGTATATGATTGTGAAGAAGACGTTACAAAAGCAATATTTGACCATGAAATAGATGAAGGAGATATTGTTGTAATTAGATATGAAGGGCCAAAAGGAGGTCCTGGCATGAGGGAAATGCTAAATCCAACTTCTGCCCTTGCTGGAATGAATATCAAAGACGTTGGGTTAATAACAGACGGAAGATTTTCTGGAGGAACAAGAGGTCCATGTATTGGACACGTATCTCCTGAAGCAATGGAAGACGGTCCAATTGCAGCTGTTCAAAACGGAGATATAATTGAAATTGATATTATTAACCGGTCCATTAATGTCGAACTTTCAGATGAAGAAATTCAAAATCGATTAAATGCAGTCAAACACCCTGAAAGAGATTTAGACGGCTGGTTAAGATTATATCAAAAACTTGTTCACTCTGCCGACACAGGTGCTATTTTAAGGTAG
- a CDS encoding radical SAM protein: MSTLKKMKILTDSAQYDLCDYVSHHKSSQINLPGIYEAIGHNGCKVPLFKTLLTNSCKNDCKYCINQSKRNFTRLELAPEELAKSFLGYYNRGLVNGLFLSSGISGDVDSTMEKQIETVSLLRKKYGYDDYIHLKIVPGASKDSIKRAMALSNRVSINIEAATSSGLAELSSTKDYNKDILKRLSWINSLQNKSSTYPNSTHTTQLIIGANNESDKEILSRMEKLYKKSNLKRTYFSAFTPVEETEFMNKEACSTDRTAKLYNADSLLNEYNYKVKELVFDENDKLSLTQDPKILAAKNMNIFPVEINSAPLVELIRVPGIGVKSARRIISIRNKIPFSNKEQLRKLGVIVDRAEPYIKISGEFQTTFDY, translated from the coding sequence ATGAGTACTTTAAAAAAGATGAAAATCCTAACAGATTCAGCACAATACGATCTCTGCGACTATGTTAGTCATCATAAAAGCTCACAAATAAATTTACCAGGGATTTATGAAGCTATTGGCCATAATGGATGTAAGGTTCCTCTATTTAAAACACTTTTAACCAATAGCTGTAAAAATGATTGCAAATATTGCATTAATCAGTCAAAAAGAAATTTTACAAGACTGGAATTAGCACCTGAAGAACTTGCAAAATCATTTCTCGGATACTATAACAGAGGATTGGTAAATGGTTTATTTTTAAGTTCAGGAATTTCAGGTGATGTAGATTCTACAATGGAAAAACAGATAGAAACCGTAAGTCTACTTAGAAAAAAATATGGATATGATGATTATATTCATCTCAAAATTGTACCTGGGGCAAGCAAAGATTCAATTAAAAGGGCAATGGCTCTATCGAACAGGGTCAGCATAAATATTGAAGCTGCAACATCCTCCGGTTTAGCCGAACTATCATCTACTAAAGATTACAACAAGGATATTCTAAAAAGATTATCATGGATAAATTCTCTACAAAATAAAAGTTCAACATATCCAAATTCTACCCATACTACACAATTGATTATTGGGGCGAATAACGAAAGTGACAAGGAAATATTGAGTAGAATGGAAAAACTCTACAAAAAATCGAATTTAAAAAGAACATATTTCTCAGCATTTACACCGGTTGAAGAGACAGAATTTATGAATAAGGAAGCCTGTTCAACTGATAGAACTGCAAAGTTATATAATGCCGATAGCTTACTTAATGAGTACAATTATAAAGTTAAAGAGCTAGTTTTTGATGAAAATGATAAGCTATCACTTACCCAGGATCCAAAGATTTTAGCTGCAAAAAACATGAATATATTTCCTGTAGAAATTAACAGTGCACCACTTGTGGAATTAATAAGAGTTCCTGGAATAGGTGTTAAATCGGCACGAAGAATTATTTCTATTCGAAATAAAATACCATTCTCCAATAAAGAACAGCTTAGAAAATTAGGTGTTATAGTGGATAGAGCTGAACCTTATATTAAAATTAGTGGAGAATTTCAAACAACATTCGATTATTAG
- a CDS encoding AAA family ATPase translates to MARKGLGKGLDSLIPDFYNEDFDSNSTQSLEDLLNENENDDVEVVDDGDNEKNIFEEIEEENNQDDASTTSPEQENDDVKEERPEDDESEEVSDDESIPSQELELQEKHIAEVKKIVDKNPRITLWSSRSSAVFRYLRKTEPEFSISKEASSLIEEAVSKKYPEIWALFEDY, encoded by the coding sequence ATGGCTAGAAAAGGACTTGGAAAAGGATTGGATTCATTAATTCCTGATTTTTATAATGAAGATTTTGACAGTAATTCTACACAATCTCTTGAAGATTTATTAAATGAAAATGAAAATGACGATGTTGAAGTAGTAGATGACGGCGATAATGAAAAAAATATATTTGAAGAAATAGAAGAAGAAAATAATCAAGATGATGCTTCTACTACTAGTCCTGAACAAGAAAATGATGATGTTAAAGAAGAACGTCCGGAGGATGATGAATCCGAAGAAGTCTCAGATGATGAAAGCATACCTTCACAGGAACTTGAACTTCAGGAAAAACATATAGCTGAGGTTAAAAAAATCGTTGATAAAAATCCCCGAATCACTTTATGGTCTTCAAGGTCTTCAGCAGTTTTTAGATATTTAAGAAAAACCGAACCTGAATTCAGCATCTCAAAGGAAGCATCAAGTTTAATTGAAGAAGCGGTTTCTAAAAAGTACCCTGAAATATGGGCATTATTTGAAGATTACTAG